The DNA segment gaactgaaaggtgaagattagtattggaaaatcaagactttgaacctaggaaatctaacctagagatagCCTAAAGAAATTTGTGAAAGTTCcacaattaatcatagatcttaaagggtttttattgGAACTAGTCACCAATGAAaatagggtttagctctaatcgaaacacaccttaggtgccttgagaaaggacctaagatatcttaggattaatttccatcaaagcaataaTCCTCAACctaatgaatagacaagattaaatccataataaggttaaagtgtgaaatcttaattcttgaATTGTTTCAAATATATTGTTTCATTTTTAGTTCATTACTCTTCTAGTCTTTAGCATTCAAAATAGATCAAATTCTTTTCTATTTTATTCGGTAGCCTAGACAATCAAAATTGTTGTGTAGTTTGATacttactaattaaattccttgtgggatgatactctactcactactttattacttgttaacgaTCCGTGCACTTACGGGGTTGAAAACCAGCAAAAAAGTTTTTGGCACCATTACCAGGAAATTTAACTTTAGTAATAttaagcgataggcaatttagctgatttaggcatttgcatttattatttaattttacttaatttgttttatttcttttattttctctcagcTATTTGGTTTGGTGCATGACTAGAACAAAATCAGAGGAAGAAGTCTTGGGCTTGGATCCTGAAATAGATAGGACTCTAAGAaccatcaggagagaaaggaaacGCCAAGAACAAAATCAGGGAAATCTAAAAACTCCCATCATGGCCGACGGCAACAATAGACCAAGACTCCTGAGGGACTACAGAGCTCCATCTACACAGGGATTTCAGCCCATTGTTATGAGACCTActgtggaagccaacaactttgaattaaaaatggaatggctccaaatgattcaatagACCCAGTTTGGAGGTTCACCTATAGAAGATCCACATTACCACCTCCAATGCTTTCttccctatgtgacacattcaagatgaatggagtctctgatcaagctataagactcggagcattcccattctcccttctagatagagcaaggaagtgatTACTTTCACAACCAGCTGGAACATCCACCACTTGGGAGATCTCTCATAAGCTTTcctagcaaggtatttcccacctgcaaagactgcaaagtGGAGGGTTGAACTCAACACATTTAGGTAAAacgaaggtgaatcactctatgacacatgggagagatataaagacctacggagggaatgtccacaccatagcATGGAAGATTGGCTCATAGTTCAGAATTTCTATAATTGGCTACTGCCCTTTATAAGGAACACAGTAGTTTCAGCagcagaaggtgacctaatggagaaaataatAGAATAGGCACTTAAACTTCTGGAAAGGGTCACTTATCACAACTACGAGTGGTCAAATAAAAGGGGAAACACAAGAAGAACCGTAGGGATCCtggaagtggatgccctaagcatgataaatgctgagTTTGACTAGCTCACAAAAAGGCTTGatagaatgcaagccaatgcCATAGGGATGAACAATTAACACTGTGACAACTGTGGAGGAGGGTGTTTGACTTCATAATGCAATAATTACAATGAACCCTCAATGGAATaactgaactatgtgaataacagAGGAAACTTCCACCAGAGATAGCTCAACAATCCATACTCAAATACCTATAACCCTGGATGGAGAAACCACTATAACTTCTCATGGTTCAACCCGCAGAATCAGCCCATGAACAAACAACAAGGGTACAGACCACCAGCACCCCCAGGATTTCAGAATAGAGGACAAAACTTTGCACAACCACCGCCACCTCCTTAAACTCAATAGCCTGAACCAAAGttgactatggaatccatgatggagggCTTCCTAGCAGCCCAATAATagcaaaatgaaatgataaagtagttagcttccagaatggaccaactaaCCACTCACAATAAGATGCTTGAAAAATAAATTGCTCAACAGGCAAGTTCTTCAAGCAAGGCTGCTGGTAAATTGTCAAGTCAACTAGAAATGAACCCCAAAGAGCACTGTAAGACAGTTACCTTAAGGAACAGCAGAACATTAGAAAAGTAACCATCAGAGGGAAAATCAACTGAATAAACCCCTAATGGACCTGAAAACCAAACAgatgagaaagaagaagaagctaAAAAGGGGCAGGAGGAGgaaatcaaaaataagaaaaagctACCAGAGCCATATTAGCCCCCTCTACCTTTTCCCCAGAGATTCCAGAAGGCTAAACTGGATaagcagtttggaaagtttttagaagttttgaagaaactCTACATTAACATTCCCTTTATAGAAGCACTGTCTTAGATGCCATCCCACACCAAGTTCCTTAAAAAAATTCTTTCGAAGAAAAGAAAGCTGAAAGACTATGAGACTGTTGCTCTTACAGAGGAAggcagtgccatactgcaaaacaagCTACCACCAAAGCTGAAGGATCcaagaagcttctccataccttgtcttATTGGCAACATGACTATAGACAAGGCACTCTGTGACCTAGGTGTAAGTGTAAGTCTAATACCACTGTCAATATGTAAGAAGCTGAATGTAGGAGAGCTTAAATCTATAACAATTTCACTGCAACTGGCTGACTGGTCTATAAAGTACCCTATGGGCATCTTAGATAACGTCACTATTAAGGTGGAAAAGTTCTTCATCTCAGTTGATTTTGTTGTTTTGGAAATGGAGGAAGACgttcaaattcctatcatcctAGGAAGACCTTTCTTAGCAACCGTCGGAGCCATCATAAATGTTAAGAATGGGCGGttaactctcaaggtaggagatgaagaagtggaattcaacctaTTTAGAATGATGAAGCACAAACTTGAACCTAATGAATGCTTAAAGGTTGATATAGTTAACAAGATAGCTGAAGAGGAATTCCATAAAGCACATCTTGAAGATCCTCTTGGAGCATGCATATTGCACAGCCAAATAGTAGATAATGAGGACATAGAAATTGTAGCTTATGCACAATCTTTAACAGCCAATCCACCCCTACCTCAGCTCAAGCTTTCAAGGTGGAAATGCTAAAAGAAGAACAGCTCAAAAGCAAGCCACAGGAAGACACTGGAGCTATAGAAGTATGGAATGAAACCTTAGGTGCCTTTAAGATCAATGGTCAAAGATTGAAGCCATACTTCCCAAGGGATAGAATTGAAGATGGATTCACCCAAtcctactgtttgctagttttacAATCACCGCAAgtacacggatcgctaacaagtaataaaatagTGAGTGAAGTATTATTCTCACGAGGAATTTAGTTAGCAAATAACAAGCTACACAACAATTCTAACTGTTTAGGCTACCAAGTATAGATGAAGAGTGAGTTAAATTTGTTTTGGATGCTGAAAGTAAATTTTGagttaaactatttataaaagtaATCCTaggattaagatttcacactgcaaccttactatggattttgaTCTTGTTTATTCATCAGATTAAGAAtcattgctttgatggaaattaatcctaagatatcctaggtcctcttccaaggtgtattttaattaacctaaaccctactttcatggtgattaaattaattaaaactctttaagatctatgattaattatggaacacCATGAAGGattttagcctatctctaggtcagatttcctaagttcAATATTCTGATTTTCCAACACTAAACTTCCccttttagttcttcaattagtattttTTATCATGtctaggtgggtaccaacacatagcatgcgttaaaaatacaaaatattaaatCGAAGGGCAAAACTCAGATCCAATAAATAGAAACTTAATATTGATCCATAATAACAATCACAAGTGCTACTCTTCTAATCccagaataaaggaattactcaatcatggtgagtttaataaatataataaaaataaaatgaaagagcataaaaagtctgcttaaagaaatagaacaaaagaactaaAGAGAATCTATAGCTCTAATATTGTAGAACTTCAGCTGAGGGTTCCTCCTTGATGTCAATGCACTATTTTTCTAAACGGTTGTGTGAAAATAGTGAAGGTGATCTTCCCCCTTCTCTGCTTTCTACTGCTTCTATTTATATACaatgtctagggttaggttttcagaGTCCTAATAGCATTAGAAGTCTTTTTTTTTCTGTCAAAAACTAGAATTGGAGCCAAGTTAGGAAACTGACTTTCGCGTGATACACGGCCCAGAGCCATATAACTTACTAGAGCTTGAATTGTTACATTTTATATCAAGACAAGACTTTACACGGACCTCAGGTAGTTACACGGGCCTTATTAAATGGCCTGTGTACTTTTGTACTTCGGGTAAATATTCAATCCTGGCCCAGCAGTGACTTACACTGGTCTTTATGTTTTACACGGAGCatggtacatggcccgtgtactttaATTCTTCCttagctctttgtctttctcttgGCAGTAAGTTACACGAGTCTGTGGCTTTGATTACACGACTCGTGTAAAGTGTATCAATAACACTTCTCTGTCCTTTGGTCTTTCCAAGCTTTCTTCTTTACTCTTATGCCTTGGAACTTCTTCAAAATACTTGGAAACATATAAAAAACATAGAATTTAGAGCTTGGCAATGAAATttacaaaagttgatgaaatcAATGATTATGCGtgagattacttatctaaatgctatgaaacacTATACAATtgtacttaaaaacatctatatgatACATGTATATCACTGACAGCACCCCTCCACCTCTACAATGAAGCTGAAGAATAGTCCAGttaatgactataaacaagcgctctttGGGAGGCAACCTTAATACTTTTGTAAGCTCTCTTTTTATCTTCATTTACTTTACTTtatgttctttaatttttaaaggtACCCAAATTCATAATTCTGCAAAAGAAAGGAACTGAAGGCAAGGGAAGAGGAATCgtcaagtcaaaaccacacaagAGGAGATTGCACAAAACAGGGGAATTAACTATGTTGCTAATACTTGCATTTATCTCATTCATATAGATAGGGATACTCTAGCATGAATCAAGTACATAAAAGAAGGAATCAGAAAGGCAGAAAATTACATGGGCTATGTAAAACTTTTACACGCCTCATGTAACATTATAGAGCCCCAGAACTACACTTGCATAGGCTCCAGAAACTTACAAGGGTTCGCTCTGTGTAGCATTACACGCCCCGTGCtttagaaaaggagagaaaaattttgagtttaaGGGAGACAGAGAGTTACATGGGTCCCCTAATAAATTTAAATGAGCCGTGTAACTTAAATGTCAAAAGAGACTTGCGACcaaaaaattacacgggtccTCAAACATATTTACATAGGCTGTGTAATTTAGCAAAgaatgaaattttcaaacagaaaATTAGATGGGTCCTCGGACcgagacccgtgtagtgatacatgcccCGTGTATCATGTCACAAACGCGATACCTAGTGCGCGAAAAAGCATGAAATGAAGGGGTTAAAATGACCCTTTAAattcctctctcacccttaaaCTCCCTCCCACTCAAAGACTCTTCCTTTCCACGTCTCTTTCTctttaaaaacctctcaaatctcctcTTCCCTCACAAAACCCTAGCCTTTCCTCCTTTGAAAAGCTCCAATGGCACCTGCAAAGCGCCCTGTAAGGAGAATGGGTTCTTCCTCAAGGCAAGGAGGAGATTCCTCACCCTCACCTCCTCAGCCATCACCCCAGTGCCCAAGAACAACGCAAGCCCCACCTCCACCACCTCAACCCCAACCACAATCTGCATCCTAACCACAACCTATACCTCAACTGCAACCTCCACAGCTAGCATAACCCGAGTTCTCCATCGCCTAGACATTTCGAGattcctgtcacaccttaccccctctataaggcataacatgatcccgtagaatacctaatgaactactaaacttcacctacagataactcattaagtaccctacaagggattttaaaacaattttcttacttttgttaagtggtgagcattttctagttggtatcaaaacatttaattaaagttgaaagctagttgaaatttttggcccattttattttttcacaaattttataaaaattttggcagagttctgtctgtattttgagaaaacagtccttcaaatacctgaaaaaaatatttccaataatttttctcaataacttcttcaatttcacaatcatctcaatcaatttcaacaactccacaacaatcccaaccaatttctcaatttccaaaaattcagaattcaacaaaatactatcaatcaatttcattccaattaaaataaaatatttccattcatatttcattaaagataaataatttatatacatcattacaaaaatttacattaaaagaaattcaaactaaaatttattacaaactttatacaaactttgtacaagctgctcatgaccaattttacatgtccatacatttacgtgcaatacatacatcaaaataaatatttacagtcagggtataacttatacccaatataacttcaaggtaagtcgctccacaatcctcagcagctcactttgctgctcctctagtctctaaatctgcgacagcaataatagttatcgctgagtactaagactcaatggtgcacaacatactaaaataatctttatgcagaatttaaatcacatttattcgaaaattggactgaacataagaattaaataccaaacatgaattatgagactttaatccaaacaatttcatttcagagTATCAAAACACTTTTcaaaaaacccacagttatatcacgccattcgaaacaaatataatctcaatagccagaggctaaggagaagtcacatcacaaggctagttagctcaaatatatggataccattcaatttcttcttctactggcacacacctcaacacttcatccagagaaggaatcaaaattcaaaactgattaccctcactagtcatgctagtaaggtgttgaaatatatggtcatgacaatgtggtttcaaaacttctcttaacaatttgctaaacattgccaattcaaatatacacaattaactttcaacaatttaaatcaaagcatcataaataatgtgacaattcactatttcaaattattcaaaacaatatgcagaaaataatttacaaaaattttacgttgtgcacaaaccttaaacgagtcacctcttggtcttgactcgattcctcgggttctttcccggtgttctttttaactgaaacatacaatttcacagtgtttcagtaccataacttagcataaatccaaaaataaatttaacttcacttttacctagctctaatgtgctaaactcaacattctttaaatttgtattttagggttactattcattacactattcaagtcaaattgttgactttctaaggcttaataggtatgagaattccaacttcacccacataccacattttggtcactaaatttgttggtttggttgtttactcaaattctaagtcttttaggcaaatttgataaattttcaattttggtgttttaagttacactattccattggtcatttttctgttagaatttggcaaaactttcttcatagaaaatgttccctattgtcttaagtttattctcctttttgaatcactctaattggagttttgtagctcaagttatagccatatgaaccatggctgccagattggacttaacccagatttctgggtaaattttggttctggcaattttaggtcaccaaatttgggtggccaaatgacttggttaatggtataatttgggtttgtgttcttcatgaaagttttaggtctatatctcaactgtccactggtaaaattttagctcATTTAGACctccctagctcaagttatggccaaatgaacaaacactattcatttagtcattttgtacaggtcagactgagaatttttggatttggtcaatttgctcactaggttttgttcactttttaggcatgcttcctaaatgaaaattgtgtcattttgtgtctattttcattctcaattggtctcataccaattagacttgtaaatttttagttttggtccctcaaagggaccttggtccagttgcctgcagcatgaccacattgaatccgaatttgcttttggttcaaacacttcaaacacacttcatttggtcacaaatgaacatttctcacttcaaactaggttaaagacatcatttaccaatttctcatatttttgtctctaaactctaagtgtccaaaaccctaactccctaaattgttgcatttaaccaaatctaagcatgtCAATCTCACTTCCACATTCagacaagcttgcctaacatattaaattcaatcaaaacacaagcatatgcATAGTAATCCTAGctggtagaattttcagtttgctccttcacaaatgtttttatttcatttcattagtttctaagttcatttaagtaactaaacatgcacttaaaacaaaaaaaattgaaagttagaataccaaccttaggtgaagtctttgatcttcactttttcttccaatttctcactttttcatTCCTCTAATCTTCCTTTTTATGGTAATTTAAGGAGAGAGAGGGGTTTCGGCTAGCTTgaagaaagaagaaggaaaatgaattttgtttatttagtttgtatatttatcttctaattgacttagtcaaattattaagtaatgaaaaattatttatgacctcaagtatgatgtcaccatgatgatgtcattacctttttaacttttctttttctttttcttttctttttttttttatttattgtccttggttctttaatttaattctcgactccgaaattttcttttctctgattttatttgacagttaggtctggagtcagctctcggggtcaattgaccaaattgcccctcgtcggttcaacccagtttgcaaataattcaatatttctttcggctccctgacctaattatgtgactggcttaacaacctttttccgtaattttctcttttccactgtgtttgtaatggtcctaaggaccacaacgtcacattttacggtttgaaatttgagtttaaatcgacttcgcagtccttcccgagaaggtcacccatcgctgtgactctcggctcatttaacttcttatgttctgtttttcttattaatacttaaataattggcaattactaattatttgtgtttatagcttatctagttgtcttaagtgtggttctaatccccttaattgtccggaccgactccggtcaccggaatagtgaaatataccaggctatacaaataggggtattacaattccacCCATCGAGACTTATGCGTACAACTTAATAACAGAAGGATTATCTCCACTAAATACATGGACTTCGGGTTGCTGGAACAAATCAGCCTGCGAGAAGAGATTGATGGGCTACTGGACAATAATGGTTGGACTAGATTTGCCCAACTTCAATTCCCCGCCTATAGGGACACCACATTGGAGTTTCTTGGGAGCTTCAAGGCCACCCTATGGCCCACTGATAGAGAAGACAGGGGGAGTATCGAATTTCGATTACTTGGCA comes from the Hevea brasiliensis isolate MT/VB/25A 57/8 chromosome 5, ASM3005281v1, whole genome shotgun sequence genome and includes:
- the LOC110662158 gene encoding uncharacterized protein LOC110662158; protein product: MPSHTKFLKKILSKKRKLKDYETVALTEEGSAILQNKLPPKLKDPRSFSIPCLIGNMTIDKALCDLGVSVSLIPLSICKKLNVGELKSITISLQLADWSIKYPMGILDNVTIKVEKFFISVDFVVLEMEEDVQIPIILGRPFLATVGAIINVKNGRLTLKVGDEEVEFNLFRMMKHKLEPNECLKVDIVNKIAEEEFHKAHLEDPLGACILHSQIVDNEDIEIVAYAQSLTANPPLPQLKLSRWKC